The DNA region CTAAAGGTaagtgcctaggctaagtccatattttgaaaatctaataaaGTTGGGATTTTGAAGACATTTTTCGTAGAAGTTttataaaagaaactaagcaagagtCTAATATGCGCAGAACTAAGCAACTAGTAAGCAGAAAGTTAGGTTGAGTAACTGAACTCTGATTGGCAAAAGTTTAACTAGGTAATAATGGAATAGCAGATGAAAGTGTCTGTGTCTAAAGTCCAGAGTACAATGCATGAAAATATAGTATCAATAagtaggatcatcagctggagggtcgtcaaCTGGAGGTGGTGCATGAGGCTGCTCGGGAGCAGGCTGCCCCTGATGAAGAGAGGCAAAGTCAGAGGCTATCTCTGTGCGAAGCATGCGAAACTCCTCCAACATGAGGCTACGTGTCTGAGCGGAGTGAAGCTCGAGACGTGTGAGTCGGTCCTCGACCGATAAGGATGGCCGTGTCGAAGTCGAGGATTGAGATGGATCGAGGGGCTCTACGAATAACTGATCATGAGTAAACTCAAATAGCTCCTCTCATCTCTCAGGCGGTAGAAAGAACTCATCTGGGGCTAGACCACCTCCCTCGGCAGGAGCAACTGGCTCATCCTCGGCTGGGTCGACTGGTGGAGGCCTGCCCACCCATGCTAGGACCCCTTGAGCAGTGACATCTATATGTGCTAACCTATGAGAACCCATCCCATACtcacactacaagaatttttgcattcaacaacacccaatagacaacgctttttaataaaaacgttgtcgttctttgttttacaacgcttttagtgaaaagcgttgtctatggtatttactttttactaaagacaacggtttttaatgaagtgttgtctttagtgttgttgtttatggtcaaagacaacatttttttaaaaaacgttttttaaagtgttgtgtatgtttcccctaaactcacttaaaataaattcgcagccctcgctttgctaaactctaaaccctcaacgcgcgcgcgccttctcctcaccactcctctccacgagttctcctctccacgagtgccttctcctctccttcagtgccttctcctctccactcctctccacgagcgccttctcctctccacgagcgccttctcctctccttgccgcgtgatctcctctgaaccctaatctcgacccaaactcctcacgcaaaactcctcacgccggcccaactcctccaagtcgagagaGATGGGATCAGTTATGGTGTAGTAAAGGGATCGCACGGGGGGACGAGCGTGGTCTACCTTTTTGTGCTGGCCCCATTTTCGATTTTGTAAcctatctatcataaataatTTTGTACCGTGCAGGCCTTCCTGCTAGGGTTTTGCACAGGGCAGAGACTTCCATCCCAATTCGTAAACTAAGCCAAGGTAAACCTCTCAACCATTTCCTTCTCTTCAACACCCTTCTTGCTGATCTGGTTGGTCAATTTTTGACAGAAAGTAATGTTAGAAAGCAGTAGTTACTTACCTCTGTTCGTTGTTATATTAGGTCGGCAAAGGGTCCTGCTTTCATTGTAGAGAGAATAGAGCTGCTGGATCTTGGAGTTGACCAGAGTTTTAATGTTCCAACGATCTCATCTGGTTGGCTAGCTGGTTCTGGTTGGGGGTAACATCTAACAAGTGCTGTTCTCATCGTTGCCTTTCATTTCATTTTTCCTTTGTTGGAATTAACAACAAAAGAACgaactttctttctttctttcttttttccaaTAATGAAGTTTTatcttgttgttaaaatcttatcAATTTAGTTTGCAGATTACAATTTTTGCATGCGATTTTCTACATGGGCAAATATAATGCTTTAGTGTATAATTACATATCGGATTTAATTAGACTTCCAAAATTATGTCCTGCTTAAAAATGATCTGTTTTTCAGCATAATCTTTGTGATTTCTTGCGCATTTGAACCTAACTTAGGATTATATTTAATGCTTCATATATACCTTTATTCTTGGTTGGTACTAGGAATTTTTACTATTCAATTTTACATTTTGTTATTCTTTTAAGCAATAAAATTTACTCTTTTAGCTAGTGGCACAAacatttaaagcatgcacatgctCAATAAGCATCAATCTAGCCACACAACCTGTCATACTCCATGCCTATCCTTTCTCTATATTGTAATATTCCCCTCATTCAGGGTCAGGGGCATAGGTATACTCATTAATCAAGCTCAGTTAATAAGCTTGCTTCTaacatgataaaataaggagctAATTTAAACCAGAGTGTGATCCCCTTAAGCTAATTTGTAGTGCCTTCTTTCCTcctgtaagtatttttaaaatatatttcctctaagaaccctctaattgattcacattaaattatttcacatttgttatttgatttttctttgttgtaggggactgaattatgtgatgataatgacatcaatagagctattatgtggaagaaaggacgcgccaacaaaggaggagagtttgaaggtgaagatttggtgaacacagtacacaagattgtaagtaaattttcatgttcttctgataatgacttcaatatatcttctagttttcgagagtaaagttgcatgcatgcataccctttgtgtgaggaagccaaggcaagcagtgcaatgaggagtttaacagccattccttgcatagcttgaattctcagtactagagcatgtattgaggaagtaaatggtgaatgaatgcattgagagcttagaggtgacgggtttatatagaacagatgtggatttactaggtatctaggtttgaaatgttcttacttggagaagagatcaagtcgaaaagtctattacatgcagtggtttccttttgctgcaatcaattaatggtgaatgcattgagaacttagaggtgatagctagagtttctatagaacagatgcagataaatcaaccaggtttgaaacgttcttggcagtaagcaatttgtaagcttcagtaacccaagggccagtaaagttgttccccagaccactgctctgaagcttctattatgttttcccacttgattggtgacaaataaagctccttgtctccttgagcattctctttgtgctgttttagtttgaattaaagcataagattcatgaatcgaaacttgagaggttgggaacaactttacttttgattattctttcctgcaactccagacaattagcttcaattatgtggtggtccAGACAAttcagtgatcttaatatttggtaatatttggtctttgatgctcacgacagagttccaacgctgcatgattaccttgttcaagcagattgctcgctgcctcagtagctcgcattttcaggtttgtttcatcattgatattccttctttttagtgttctatattaaaaggaaatactaactgtcgatgagattgttatcctcttgcttgaacatgaaccaaagtatataaatttgaccttttgatctgaaagtataaaaaaaagttaattggatactagttttttattttttttttgcagttgcatttgttgtattttcatatgtttctcagtgaacttctaaacaattcttttttcattaatttattaaggcttattataagtttcagtttgatggtgcaaattgttttcttttgtaatccatttgtttcttctttggtttaggaaagttgaagtgaatcccttgatttggaggagctgtcaggattagtaccatggattggcttgggcaatctcaatatttgcgtcaaactgtcttttggccttccctatcatctgcagtatctgaggtatactatgcacatttaccgtgaattttccttattgagcttgggctagtgacggttacgaatgtattttatttcaagaaccgtataagcaagtgttcgtgcatctagttttataacaatgcacttcgtatctttgatctaaaaagcttctgaaacaagtcatcttctccaagcatgccctggtcaacatgctagtcacctactggagtcatttcctcgatggcacggatgaatacctgaaatccatcctctactccaccattctttgccactcctcaagccgaaacaactgcaaaggtagagtcaacatcaagtattacattgtgcctggctacaagaagaccggggctgcaaaatccaataaagacaggtcaaacatcaagtagcattttgtaacttattcctcttaggttatatgcttggttaatatatatgcttagaacttgtaaagacaggtcaaacattaatatgcttggttaatatatccatctacagcactcccgctttttcctctaaatatgattttcatttagcacagaactaatgccaatttttttattttgatgcagtgtttaaagagcttgagtagaagttggccctaaagaaaacttgtcagttacgatataaacacacttacggtatgaattacatgtatatataacattgacatattatttagtacgagatttacatgtatgaaagttttcatacaaaatttcttgattgcctacaaccccaggtgtgctgatgacaagttgaagaagatggctctaagagtgatagctgaaagcctttcagaagaagagattgctggacttaaagaagcaattccatgcgatccCCCGTTTGAGATCCCAGAAGGGCCCTCGTACACTTGTCGTGGCCGCCGCCGGCATTTCTACTGCTGTCTCTGAGGCCATGGCCGCCAAGTGGGCACAGAAGACCGTCGTCGTCCCTGCTCAGAGGCGCGGATGCCATCTCATCACCCCCAAGGTTCAATCGCCCCCAAATCTGTCTCTTTTTCTTCCGATCATTTCTTGATTTTATCTCCCTTATTAATCAGTAAAAAGCAATTTTTTTCCTGTTGTGTTTGGAAAATGATCCACTGGTCAATCGATAGATGCGTTTGGTTGTACTTGATCTCTTATATTTCTTACTGATGGACGCTCGATGTATAGGAAAATGTGATGAAACATAACTCGTATGCTTCTGGTGTTGTGCCAGATTGTTGAAGAGATACAACAAGATTTGTCGGGCTTCAAATGCGGCCTTGCTCATCTTTTCCGTGAGTTTTCGTTGACTGCGAttacaattttattaaaaacaaatTGTCCGTTGCATtttgctgctgttcttctgatcAGAAGGTTAAATACTTGTTCAGTGCAGCATACAAGTGCTTCTCTCACCATAAATGAGAATTATGACTCTGATGTTCAGAGCGACACTGAAACATTTCTGAATCGGATTGTGCCAGAGGTGATATTCATAGATCCCTTTAGTGATTACTGCAAAATAtagaattggattttttttttttttgacgatTTACTTATGATTCATCCTTTGCTTATTGTGTTAGGGTCGATCTGCACCGTGGAAGCACACATTGGAAGGTGAGTAAACGTGAAAATTGCAGCCTCCCAATTTCATTAACACCCAATACTGAAATAGCCTTCTTTCATCTCTGGCAATTGCCAGAAAAATCAGTATCAGCTGATAAAGCAGTTACGATTTATTGAACTGCTGTGCTGATCTTGGCATTAAATATTGTAGAAGAGCTTATGATTGCCATTCCCTATGTATAATTCTTCTAATCAAGCGACCATCCTTCTCGAATAATAGCAGCAAGACTATTAATCATGCTTTATCTTTCTGTTTCAATAAGACAGGAatggttcttctcttctttaaGGAAAGCACACAATTGATTTCTCTCCATTTTGAGGAAGCATAGAAACTTGTTCTATTATGTAGCACTTCACACTATTAGCTTGTAACTTTTGATCATTTTGTTTCAATGTGATGTATAGGTTGCTCTCTACTGGATATGGATCCTTTAAGATTAAGTCCAGCAATCTTAAAGAagagtcaatgatgaggttttgtaaaacttgtgtgtttgaaaaattattgtcatgaagttaaggataacttgtatgatacaaaattaattagtggatcaatatgtatacattttgtttgtataatataaagttttatttatttgttaaatagtcttattataaaaatgattgtggttgtggatattcaattatatgtaaattttgagtattttttataatttttgctatttaattaagaaaaacactattttttataaatttaaaaagacaacgtttttaagtaataaaagacaacgcttaaaaaacaatgtctttgagaccaaccacaacgcttttaaagcgttgtctttgatatgtgcatttttacaacaacatctataacaacgctttttaagaacgaaaagacaacgcttaaaaagcgttgtctttgtgaccaaccacaacgcttttaaagcgttgtctttgatatgactttctacaacaccatctacaacatcactttttaagtacatacgacaacgccaaaaaagcgttgttgtttagcttttttcttgtagtgtcatcATAATGGGTAAGAGGAATGACCGTTTCCTGAGTCACATCTATGCTCTCTATCGTTGAAAAGATAGACGTTAGCACATGGTAGTAGGGTATGTGAACTACTCGGGATGTGACAAGACTAGCCGCATGAACTATGTTAGAGAATATATGTAATGTAATGTCTATATCTAGATGATGACATAATGCATACAAAAAGAAAGAGTGGGACGGACGCATCTTCGGGATGACCCGAGATGTGATGGGTAGAATGCATGTAGTGAGGACTCTATACATGATGTAATCCTGCACCCTGAGAGACATCGACATGAAATCAGAGACTCCAAGTGTCTCTCCCCACCAAAAAAGTACTCATAGAGTGTATCTAGAGTAATGTGAGAGTAGGGGTTGCCAAATGGAAGATCCCTATTAGGGTAGCACAGGAAAGGAGATGCTGACTGTCTAAGCTCTAAGATGGTGTGAATAGAGAAGGAGTAAACTGGatgtcctttccaccaactctggtggaatatacCAAATCATCAGCCCTTTCAAGGTTGTTGAAAAACTGGGCACATAGATCTCTATTTACTGCATGACTGCAGTAAACCAGTTTATCCAACTAGTAGTGGGCAATCATCTGTATGATGGACGGATAATAAGTCGTAAAATAGAGTCTATTTAGATATCTACATTTAATGACAGAGTATGAATGCTGAGAAAAACTAAGCCTATGCTGCTCAGTGGGGAATCTAGCGTTAGTGGATGGGGCAGTACCCGAGGTGGACACAACATTGCGTCTCTTCTTAATTTCAACCATATacatgaaaatttgaaaaacaagcaCTAAAAACATGTAAAGGATGATTTAGGatagtttagagtatacctaggaggcattgtagggtATTTGAAGGAGTTGAAAGGTGGAAATCCaagcttaaggcgccttagatCGCTGATTTCGGCGAGAAGAAAATTTGtagcgaactctctgttcgctgcCTATTtatattgaaggcacctccaatgatgCATTTAGAGTGCCTCTGActcggtccgaggcgcctcagttGATTTCGACGGAAAATTTCCCGCCGATCCTAGAGGGCgctgttagggttttttttttttaagaatttcaaaaaagtttttaaaacatttttaaataagttaacttgattttaattaatttaaattgattttaattaatttaatttgattttaattaatttaatttgatttaatataattaatttaatttgatttaatataattttaattttaagttgaattttgactattaatttaatttgaattattaattagatttgaattattaattttaatttaatttgaataattaattagatttgaattattaattttaatttaatttgtattattaattagatttgaatttaaaataattttaatttaattcaatccttagtcatctcacccgatctaaatttaaaatcagggaatcctataattttgtgagatgaattaaattcaattataggatttggtttaacttagtgttagattcaggtttggctttgagctcaacaaataggcattcttctgATAAATTTCTgcgctatggtgagtcacttggacatcattaaagtaaccataccttcgaggttttccaaatagtcctatccactgaactaatacaaaaccttggtctaactagttaggatccataaagggtagcttcagttagttccacttagccaaatgcaccaggtcgaagccatatcttcctagacatgcatagactaagcttccctaacgtactatcatccaaaatttcaccagtaccatagttcaagttaaacttgttccctttctaattagttctaattaccctgccgggtagtttggtttgggttaccctgccgggtatgttagttttggaggtgccagctattctggagcctccacctaaattattgataattttatatatttatagattagatttaagtttttttacttttaatttaattatcttcttttaattatttatttgtttattaatacagtttatttttggctccccctggatcatagccttgatatggtctatcaaggtaatgtacttgatccttgggaacccaatattggccaagtccaacttgattaactaagttggacttgggtacccatgcttggactgtcttactatttggtctgttgactaaggttagataggatcgatatttctttttggtcTTAAAACCTAATCAAGatctgttgtaaacggctctttgtgtcccaagaattaggtcaaggttcttggcggctaaagaaaaccgttccaatgtcttcttcaaatccttgacctgagttttcagactagaattttcttcctcaagtttttggacttgagttgaattttcagTCTTAATTGGGTTAGGCAAgggtttggagttagtcacttctttaagggctgctacctcct from Zingiber officinale cultivar Zhangliang chromosome 4B, Zo_v1.1, whole genome shotgun sequence includes:
- the LOC121977477 gene encoding UPF0047 protein YjbQ-like, yielding MAAKWAQKTVVVPAQRRGCHLITPKIVEEIQQDLSGFKCGLAHLFLQHTSASLTINENYDSDVQSDTETFLNRIVPEGRSAPWKHTLEGE